A genomic segment from Lignipirellula cremea encodes:
- a CDS encoding EAL domain-containing protein has protein sequence MQTQVMKQNASDAPWLEYFPSTGSTLERVLLVDLPLIIGRSETADFTVDSTRVSREHVMIERRGSRLIVRDLGSTNGTFLNGAKIDEAELSPGDMFSVADVEFTFQQPRPARQMATQVMEECEETAPEIPRGEALQQQVRRLHEELMSCAPRNAFWSVVDLQSGDLVGYEAARPGEVPAAIRGPAVDPALLATECRLTSRLRQLRRLMAVEEAFSLHRSRRVFLPLEASEIGGDTLNDFFARLRAEAPRDDRLAVLIPDSAVCDIPYFRDFVQRLRDLGLTVAYDDFAGGKQQMLQHAQIAPDILKLARTLTRDAHHDQQRQQQLTEIVTAASDMGSQVFVTGVRSPEEAEVCRQAGCTLAQGPLFGGPMALADLPENIDFPPRP, from the coding sequence ATGCAAACGCAGGTAATGAAGCAGAACGCTTCCGACGCACCCTGGCTGGAGTATTTTCCTTCTACTGGCAGCACCCTGGAAAGAGTGCTGCTGGTCGACCTGCCTTTGATTATTGGCCGGAGTGAAACGGCTGATTTTACGGTCGATTCGACCCGTGTCTCGCGCGAGCACGTCATGATCGAAAGGCGCGGCAGTCGGTTGATCGTGCGGGACCTGGGCAGCACCAACGGCACCTTTCTCAACGGCGCCAAAATCGACGAAGCAGAGTTGTCGCCCGGCGACATGTTCAGTGTGGCCGATGTGGAGTTCACTTTTCAGCAGCCCCGTCCGGCTCGTCAAATGGCGACGCAGGTGATGGAGGAGTGCGAAGAAACGGCCCCGGAAATCCCCCGCGGCGAAGCCCTGCAGCAGCAGGTGCGTCGATTGCACGAAGAACTGATGAGCTGTGCCCCGCGGAATGCCTTCTGGTCGGTTGTCGACCTGCAGTCGGGGGACCTTGTGGGCTACGAAGCGGCCCGTCCCGGCGAAGTGCCAGCGGCCATTCGCGGCCCTGCGGTCGATCCCGCGTTGCTGGCGACCGAGTGTCGGCTGACTTCGCGCCTGCGACAACTCCGCCGCCTGATGGCGGTGGAAGAGGCGTTCTCTTTGCATCGCAGCCGTCGCGTATTCTTGCCGCTGGAAGCATCGGAGATTGGCGGCGATACGCTCAACGATTTTTTTGCCCGGTTGCGAGCGGAGGCCCCGCGTGATGATCGTCTGGCGGTGCTGATTCCTGACAGCGCGGTTTGCGATATCCCGTACTTTCGCGACTTCGTCCAGCGATTACGCGACCTTGGTTTGACTGTAGCGTACGATGACTTTGCAGGCGGGAAACAGCAGATGCTGCAGCACGCCCAGATTGCTCCCGACATTCTGAAACTCGCACGTACGCTGACACGCGACGCCCACCACGATCAACAGCGCCAGCAGCAGCTGACCGAGATTGTGACGGCCGCCAGCGACATGGGCAGTCAGGTGTTTGTGACGGGAGTGCGTTCCCCCGAAGAAGCAGAAGTCTGTCGCCAGGCCGGTTGCACGCTGGCCCAGGGACCGCTGTTCGGCGGCCCTATGGCGCTGGCG
- a CDS encoding arylsulfatase: MRQRYFSWTRLVLLVAVVLPGACLALPTQAAEPARRPNVVVFLTDDQGWGDLGLNGNRDLQTPNIDSLARDGAMFERFFVCPVCSPTRAEFLTGRYHPRGGVYSTSSGGERLDAQAETLAERFQQAGYATAAFGKWHNGMQHPYHPNARGFDTYYGFCSGHWGNYYSPLLEENGRLVKGDGFLIDDFTDHAIQFIEEHRDQPFLVYLPYNTPHAPMQVPDKFWNRFADRQLTMLHHEPEKQDVPHTRAALAMCENIDWNVGRVLAKLEELKLADNTIVVYFHDNGPNGWRFNDGMKGRKGATDEGGVRSPLLVRWPGRIASGTKIAPIASVTDLLPTLTDLTGIPGKPAQPLDGVSLKPLLLAAPDQAASTAAAWPDRKIFSHWSGRVSVRTQRFRLDHKGLLYDMQADPGQQHDVTATWPAEQAALAKAAAAWKEELLTGLGEQDWPFPIGYGGAKYTQLPARDAETTGGIERSNRHPNCTYFLNWTSVDDRITWDVEATPGRYAVEVLYACPAADVGSVIELRLGDQAVQTQITEAHDPPLHGEENDRVPRPESYVKDFKPLSLGVLELSSGRGQLTLRALKIPGRQAMEMRLLMLTRLLDDQP; the protein is encoded by the coding sequence ATGCGGCAACGATATTTTTCCTGGACCCGGCTCGTCTTGCTGGTGGCTGTAGTCCTGCCTGGCGCCTGTCTGGCGCTGCCGACGCAGGCGGCGGAGCCAGCACGACGCCCCAATGTGGTTGTGTTTTTGACCGACGATCAGGGCTGGGGCGACTTGGGCCTGAACGGCAATCGCGATCTGCAGACGCCGAACATTGATTCGCTGGCTCGCGACGGGGCCATGTTTGAGCGGTTCTTTGTCTGTCCTGTTTGTTCGCCGACTCGGGCCGAATTCTTGACCGGCCGGTATCATCCCCGCGGCGGCGTTTACAGCACGTCGTCGGGCGGAGAGCGTCTGGACGCGCAGGCCGAAACGCTGGCCGAACGGTTCCAGCAGGCGGGCTACGCGACGGCCGCTTTCGGCAAATGGCATAACGGCATGCAGCATCCGTATCATCCCAATGCCCGGGGCTTTGATACGTATTACGGCTTTTGCTCCGGCCACTGGGGCAACTACTATTCGCCTTTGCTGGAAGAGAACGGCCGCCTGGTCAAAGGGGACGGCTTTCTGATCGACGACTTCACCGACCATGCGATTCAGTTTATCGAAGAGCATCGGGACCAGCCGTTTCTGGTGTACCTGCCGTACAACACGCCGCACGCGCCGATGCAGGTTCCCGACAAATTCTGGAACCGCTTCGCCGACCGCCAGCTGACCATGCTGCACCATGAACCGGAAAAGCAGGATGTGCCGCACACCCGGGCGGCGCTCGCCATGTGTGAGAATATTGACTGGAACGTCGGCCGCGTGCTGGCGAAGCTGGAGGAACTCAAGCTCGCCGACAACACGATAGTGGTCTATTTCCACGACAACGGCCCCAACGGCTGGCGTTTCAACGATGGCATGAAGGGCCGTAAAGGGGCGACCGACGAAGGCGGCGTGCGTTCGCCGCTGCTGGTGCGCTGGCCTGGCCGGATCGCCTCCGGAACAAAGATCGCGCCGATCGCCTCTGTGACGGACTTGCTGCCGACGTTGACCGATTTGACGGGCATCCCCGGCAAGCCGGCCCAGCCGCTGGACGGCGTGAGCCTGAAGCCGCTGCTGCTGGCCGCGCCCGACCAGGCCGCCTCGACGGCGGCGGCGTGGCCCGATCGCAAGATCTTCTCGCATTGGTCCGGCCGAGTCAGCGTGCGCACGCAACGCTTCCGCCTGGACCACAAAGGGCTGCTGTACGACATGCAAGCCGATCCGGGCCAGCAGCACGACGTCACCGCGACCTGGCCCGCCGAACAAGCGGCCCTGGCCAAAGCGGCGGCCGCCTGGAAGGAAGAACTGCTAACCGGCCTGGGCGAACAGGACTGGCCGTTCCCGATTGGTTACGGCGGGGCGAAATACACGCAGCTGCCAGCCCGCGACGCCGAGACAACCGGCGGCATCGAACGTTCCAACCGCCACCCCAACTGTACTTATTTTCTGAACTGGACGAGCGTCGACGACCGCATCACCTGGGATGTCGAAGCGACTCCCGGCCGTTACGCGGTCGAAGTGCTCTACGCCTGCCCGGCCGCCGATGTGGGCTCCGTCATCGAGCTTCGGCTGGGCGACCAGGCCGTGCAAACCCAGATCACCGAGGCGCACGATCCGCCGCTACACGGCGAAGAGAACGACCGGGTGCCGCGGCCTGAATCTTATGTGAAGGATTTCAAGCCGCTGTCGCTGGGAGTACTTGAACTTTCTTCCGGCCGTGGGCAGTTGACGTTGCGCGCCTTGAAGATCCCCGGTCGCCAGGCGATGGAGATGCGGCTGCTGATGCTCACCCGATTGCTCGACGACCAGCCGTAA
- a CDS encoding FG-GAP repeat domain-containing protein, with amino-acid sequence MILPPGRLYGIFHHCVAVCLASGVLACLFASATPAAAGEPWVRRVVDDTSRGADGVRLADVNGDGLPDIATGWEEGGVVRVYLHPGKDAVRQPWPAVTVGEVKSPEDAVLADLDGDGAFDVVSCCEGKEQAVFLHWAPSEQKQYLDASAWTTGRLPCTEGVRWMFALPLDVDGQHGLDVIVGSKGENATISWLRAPADPRRLEDWRLEPLCKAGWIMSLKSLDFDGDGDLDVLFSDRKGKTPGIYWLENPGARAAAAGTAWERHSIDVGDRQVMFLAVAPSPPTGDELANSASGKPTFDLVCAVSGGPIRWLQSGADPRQPWRLKEIEMPAGYGTGKGVALGDMNGDGFTDLVFSCENATGTKSGVAWLQLDPAEEHGWKEHPVSGPEGIKFDRLELLDLDGDGDLDILTCEERNQLGVIWYENPLH; translated from the coding sequence ATGATCTTGCCGCCCGGTCGATTGTATGGAATTTTTCACCACTGCGTAGCTGTCTGCCTGGCAAGCGGCGTTCTCGCCTGTCTGTTCGCCTCGGCGACTCCGGCTGCTGCTGGTGAACCGTGGGTGCGCCGGGTCGTTGACGATACGTCCCGCGGAGCCGACGGCGTGCGGCTGGCCGATGTAAACGGCGACGGTCTGCCGGATATAGCGACCGGGTGGGAAGAAGGCGGCGTGGTCCGGGTGTACTTGCATCCGGGGAAGGATGCCGTCCGCCAACCCTGGCCGGCCGTCACCGTTGGCGAGGTGAAAAGCCCCGAAGACGCCGTGCTGGCGGATCTCGACGGCGACGGCGCGTTCGATGTCGTCAGCTGTTGCGAAGGGAAAGAGCAGGCCGTTTTCCTGCACTGGGCCCCGTCCGAGCAAAAGCAGTATCTGGACGCCAGCGCCTGGACGACGGGACGGCTGCCATGCACGGAGGGGGTGCGCTGGATGTTCGCCTTGCCGCTGGATGTCGATGGTCAGCATGGCCTCGACGTGATCGTCGGCTCCAAGGGAGAGAACGCGACGATCAGCTGGCTTCGCGCCCCGGCCGACCCCCGCCGGCTGGAAGACTGGCGTCTGGAGCCGTTGTGCAAGGCCGGGTGGATCATGTCGCTCAAGTCGCTGGACTTCGACGGCGACGGCGATCTCGATGTGCTCTTCTCGGATCGCAAAGGGAAGACCCCCGGCATTTACTGGCTGGAGAACCCAGGCGCCCGGGCGGCGGCTGCCGGAACCGCGTGGGAACGTCATTCGATCGATGTGGGCGATCGGCAGGTGATGTTCCTGGCCGTCGCTCCCTCCCCGCCGACCGGCGACGAACTGGCCAACTCGGCGTCGGGCAAACCGACGTTTGATCTGGTGTGCGCGGTCAGCGGCGGACCGATCCGCTGGCTGCAGTCCGGCGCTGATCCGCGCCAACCCTGGCGGTTGAAAGAGATTGAAATGCCGGCCGGTTACGGCACCGGGAAAGGCGTCGCCCTGGGCGACATGAACGGGGACGGGTTTACCGATCTGGTGTTCAGCTGCGAGAACGCCACCGGGACCAAATCAGGCGTCGCCTGGCTGCAGCTCGATCCGGCCGAAGAGCATGGCTGGAAAGAGCACCCCGTTAGCGGCCCCGAAGGCATCAAGTTTGATCGCCTGGAACTGCTCGACCTGGACGGCGACGGCGACCTGGATATCCTCACTTGCGAAGAACGGAACCAGCTCGGCGTGATCTGGTACGAGAATCCCCTGCACTAG